From the Rhodothalassiaceae bacterium genome, one window contains:
- a CDS encoding prolyl-tRNA editing protein, with the protein MAEVAADGDLIARGMAPAVAAALGARAHLVRAVRAFARSCRSAGEAAALLGIGPERVVKSLVFMRRRDEPDEEPLLLLAPGHRRVDEARLARALGAPVRPARAKEVKAATGFEIGAVAPVGHARPLPAYIDAALLAHDVVWASAGTVRAMMALGPRDLLAVTGAQPLDLG; encoded by the coding sequence ATGGCGGAGGTTGCGGCAGACGGGGATCTCATCGCGCGCGGGATGGCGCCCGCCGTCGCGGCGGCGCTCGGGGCCCGCGCGCATCTGGTGCGCGCGGTCCGTGCCTTCGCGCGGTCCTGCCGCAGCGCGGGCGAGGCGGCGGCGCTTCTCGGGATCGGGCCGGAGCGGGTCGTCAAATCCCTCGTCTTCATGCGCCGGCGCGACGAGCCGGATGAGGAGCCGCTGCTGCTGCTCGCCCCCGGCCACCGGCGCGTGGACGAGGCGCGGCTCGCGCGGGCTCTGGGCGCCCCGGTGCGCCCGGCGCGCGCCAAGGAGGTGAAGGCGGCGACCGGTTTCGAGATCGGCGCGGTCGCGCCCGTGGGCCACGCGCGCCCGCTTCCCGCCTATATCGATGCGGCGCTGCTCGCCCACGACGTCGTCTGGGCCTCGGCGGGCACGGTGCGCGCGATGATGGCGCTCGGCCCCCGCGACCTTCTGGCGGTGACGGGGGCGCAGCCGCTCGATCTCGGGTGA
- a CDS encoding lysophospholipase, which yields MKHPMEPLEGTVADAGEDPARPPAGLLWRTLERPGGVRLRLALAPARGGAPARGLVLGLPGRGQFIERWFETMRALQARGFAVAVLDHRGQGGSSRSLPGRQRHHIPDFALMTEDALAALAHARDALALAGPALLLGHSMGGLVALLAALRRPEDVSALLLAAPLVGLKTPLLPQPVICTIAGVHVRLGRASAYAWGQGPWRPPEADPAWHACRMALFTHDDARYRLEAEMIARNPALAVGGVTWGWLAAACRAMADLHRAAEMGGLSRPALFVLAGGERVVDNAAARRLARRLPAAEVVEIAGARHEILQEAAPFRAAFWRAVDAFLARHDL from the coding sequence ATGAAACATCCGATGGAGCCTCTCGAGGGGACCGTTGCGGATGCGGGCGAGGATCCGGCCCGCCCCCCGGCCGGTCTTCTGTGGCGGACGCTCGAACGGCCGGGCGGCGTGCGCCTGCGGCTGGCCCTTGCGCCGGCGCGCGGCGGCGCGCCCGCGCGCGGGCTCGTGCTGGGGCTTCCCGGGCGCGGCCAGTTCATCGAGCGCTGGTTCGAGACCATGCGCGCGCTGCAGGCGCGCGGCTTCGCCGTCGCCGTCCTCGACCACCGCGGCCAGGGCGGCTCGTCGCGCAGCCTGCCCGGCCGCCAACGCCACCACATCCCCGATTTCGCCCTCATGACGGAAGACGCGCTGGCCGCCCTCGCCCACGCCCGCGACGCGCTCGCTCTCGCGGGGCCCGCGCTGCTGCTGGGCCATTCCATGGGCGGGCTCGTGGCTCTTCTCGCGGCGCTGCGTCGGCCGGAAGATGTGTCCGCCCTGCTGCTCGCCGCCCCGCTCGTCGGGCTGAAGACGCCGCTGCTGCCGCAGCCCGTGATCTGCACGATCGCCGGTGTCCATGTCCGCCTCGGCCGCGCGAGCGCCTACGCCTGGGGCCAGGGCCCATGGCGGCCGCCGGAGGCGGATCCGGCCTGGCACGCCTGCCGCATGGCCCTGTTCACCCATGATGACGCCCGCTACCGGCTGGAGGCCGAGATGATCGCCCGCAATCCCGCGCTTGCGGTGGGCGGGGTGACCTGGGGCTGGCTCGCCGCCGCCTGCCGGGCGATGGCCGACCTGCATCGGGCGGCGGAGATGGGCGGGCTTTCCCGGCCCGCCCTCTTCGTGCTGGCCGGGGGCGAGCGCGTGGTGGACAACGCGGCGGCCCGGCGGCTCGCCCGGCGCCTGCCGGCGGCCGAGGTGGTGGAGATCGCCGGCGCGCGCCACGAGATCCTCCAGGAAGCCGCCCCCTTTCGGGCCGCCTTCTGGCGGGCGGTCGACGCCTTCCTCGCCCGCCACGACCTCTAG
- a CDS encoding iron transporter: MFIETQATPNPNTIKFLPGREVSPGRLLEFTDAAEAEARAPLAARLLAVPGVRAVFLGRDFVSVTKEEDADWAALKAELLSRLVDHFLSGAPVVLDSGETEAADSAAGGDGEDGETVRQIRAVLEEKVAPAVARDGGHILFHSFEDGVVYLEMQGACAGCPSSVYTLKQGIENLLRYYVPEVREVRPVVGQQ; encoded by the coding sequence ATGTTCATCGAGACCCAGGCGACCCCGAACCCCAACACCATCAAGTTCCTGCCGGGCCGCGAGGTCAGCCCCGGCCGGCTGCTCGAGTTCACCGATGCGGCCGAGGCGGAAGCCCGTGCGCCGCTCGCCGCGCGGCTGCTGGCGGTGCCGGGGGTCAGGGCCGTCTTCCTGGGGCGCGATTTCGTGTCGGTGACGAAGGAGGAGGATGCCGACTGGGCCGCGCTGAAGGCGGAGCTGCTCTCGCGTCTCGTCGACCATTTTCTGAGCGGGGCGCCCGTCGTCCTCGACAGCGGGGAGACGGAGGCCGCGGATTCCGCGGCGGGCGGGGACGGCGAGGACGGCGAGACCGTGCGCCAGATCAGGGCCGTGCTGGAGGAGAAGGTCGCGCCGGCGGTCGCGCGTGACGGCGGCCACATCCTGTTCCATTCCTTCGAGGACGGGGTGGTGTATCTCGAGATGCAGGGCGCCTGTGCGGGATGTCCGAGCTCCGTCTACACCCTGAAGCAGGGGATCGAGAATCTGCTGCGCTACTATGTCCCCGAGGTGCGCGAGGTGCGCCCCGTCGTCGGGCAGCAGTGA
- the recR gene encoding recombination protein RecR, with amino-acid sequence MTAEGHPAIEGLIQAFARLPGLGPRSARRIVLHLIANREGRMRPLARRLQEVAEAVRACSRCGNLDVTDPCGICRDGRREARLLCVVEQVADLWALERSRLFKGRYHVLGGLLNALEGVGPQDIRLPALLARLETEEVDELILALPATIEGQATAHYIAERLAGSPVTVTELAHGVPVGGSLEYLDEGTLAAALRARHRLDPA; translated from the coding sequence CGGGGCTTGGGCCCCGCTCGGCGCGGCGGATCGTGCTGCATCTGATCGCCAACAGGGAGGGCCGGATGCGCCCGCTCGCGCGGCGGCTTCAGGAGGTGGCGGAGGCGGTGCGCGCCTGCAGCCGCTGCGGCAATCTCGATGTCACGGATCCCTGCGGCATCTGCCGGGACGGTCGACGCGAGGCGCGGCTGCTGTGCGTCGTCGAGCAGGTGGCCGATCTGTGGGCGCTGGAGCGCAGCCGCCTGTTCAAGGGCCGCTACCACGTCCTCGGCGGGCTGCTGAACGCGCTGGAGGGCGTCGGTCCGCAGGACATCCGGCTGCCCGCGCTGCTCGCCCGCCTCGAGACCGAGGAGGTGGACGAGCTGATCCTCGCCCTGCCCGCGACCATAGAGGGCCAGGCCACCGCGCATTACATCGCCGAGCGGCTCGCCGGCAGCCCGGTGACCGTCACCGAGCTCGCCCATGGCGTGCCGGTGGGCGGCAGCCTCGAGTATCTGGACGAGGGCACGCTCGCCGCGGCGCTTCGCGCCCGCCACCGCCTCGACCCGGCCTGA